The Flavobacterium sp. 20NA77.7 genome includes the window AGCTATATAAAGATAACCCCTATTGGGTCCCCCCCCTTATTAAAGAAGAATTAGAAAGTTTTGATAAAACAAAAAATCCAGCTTTTTTAAGTGCTGATGCTCATTTTTATTTAGCTTACAAAGACAATAAAATTGTAGGTAAAGTTGTCGCTATTATTAATTGGGATGAAGTAAACAAATTAGGTAAAAAAAAAGTAAGATTTGGTTGGTTTGATGTTATTGACGATATCAACGTCACTCAAGCACTATTAGAAAAAGTAGAACGTTTTGGTCGCGAACATAACATGGAACATATGGAAGGACCAATTGGATTTTCTAATTTAGATAAAGTTGGCGTGCTAACAGAAGGGTTTGAAGAGCAAGGATTAATGATTACTTGGTATAACTTTCCTTATTACAAAACACACTTTGAATTACTAGGTTTAACTGAAGAAAAAAAATATATAGAAAGTAGATTTCCTTTTAAAAATGTGGACGCTGTAACCTTCTCAAAGGCTGCAGAATTAATAAAAAAGAGGTACGAACTCACACCTTTAAATTTCACAAATTCAAAAGACATCATGCCTCTTGTAGATAAAATGTTTGATTTATTTAATGAATCTTATGCCAAATTACAATCTTTTGTAGCGATAAACGACATACAAATTGACTACTTTAAGAAAAAATATATCAGTTTTATTAATCCAGAATACATTAAATTTATTATGGATAAAAAAGGAAATATGATAGCTTTTAGTATTGTCATGCCCGATTTTTCAGATGCACTCATTAAAGCAAAAGGAAAATTATTCCCCTTTGGCTTTTACCATCTTTTAAGGGCCCGAAAAAATAGCAAAAAAACGGTATTTTATTTAATTGGCATAGTACCCGAATATCAAAGTAAGGGTGTAACTGCAATTGTTTTTGATGAATATGCTAAAACATTTGAAAAATTTGGAATTGAAACTTGTATACGAACACCTGAACTAGAAGAAAATACAGCAATTCAAAATCTTTGGAAGCATTTTAACCCAGAAGTATATAAAAAGAGAAGTACCTATTCTAAAAATTTATAAAAAAATAAAATATGTTTGGAGATATGATGAACATGATGGGTAAATTAAAAGAGACCCAACAGAAAGTAGAAGAAACAAAAAAACGATTGGATTTTGTATTAATCGATGAAAAAAGCAGTGATGGTTTACTAGAAGTAACACTAACGGCAAACAGATCTATTAAAAGCATTACTATTCATGACGAATTGTTTAATGATAAAGAAATGCTCGAAGATTACTTAATCACTACACTAAATAAAGCAATTTCTAGAGCAACGAATGTAAATGAAACAGAAATTGCCGCTGTAGCAAAGGAAGGCCTACCAAACATTCCAGGAATGGATAGGTTTAAATAAAAAAAGGAGCTTTAATAAAGCTCCTTTTTTTATTACGAATTAATAACTAATCTAAATCCTTCTCCATGGATATTTAAAATTTCGACACGTTCGTCTTTTTTCAAATATTTTCTCAATTTAGCAATGTACACATCCATACTTCTAGATGTGAAATAATTATCATCTCTCCAAATTTTTGTCAATGCTAATTCTCTTGGCATTAAATCATTAACATGTAATGCTAACATTTTTAACAATTCAGATTCTTTTGGCGACAATTTTATAGGTTCTTCATTTTCAAACGTTAAAAATCTCAATTTAGAATTCAAATGAAATTTTCCAATTTGAAATTCAAAAAGAGTTGAATCAGGTTTTGCATCAGAAGCTTTTCTTTGCATGATTGCTTTAATTTTCATCAATAACACTTCTGAATCAAATGGCTTATTTAAATAGTCATCTGCGCCAACTTTATACCCTTTTAATACATCTTCTTTCAATGTTTTAGCTGTTAAGAAAATAATAGGCACTTCTTGATTTTTTTCTCTTATTTCTCTAGCTAAGGTATAACCATCTTTGTAGGGCATCATTACATCTAAAATACATAAGTCGTAAGTACCTTTTTTGAATTTTTCAAATCCTTCCATGCCATTTTTAGCAAGGACTACTTCAAAATCATTGATTACTAAATAATCTCTCAAAACAGATCCAAAATTTGGGTCGTCTTCAACTAATAATATTTTCTTTGTTTCCATATTTAATTTATTAAGGGCAATTTTATAATAAACGTACTTCCTTTTCCTTTCTCACTCTCTACAAAAACCTGGCCATTATGATCATCGACAATTTGTTTTACATAAGCTAAACCTAAACCATGCCCCTTAACATTGTGTAAATCACCAGTATGCTCTCTAAAAAACTTTTCAAAAACTTTTTTCTGAGCTGCCTTAGACATACCAATTCCATTGTCTTGTATTTTAATAACTACAAAATCTTTAATGTTTTCTGTAGAAATAGTGATGACAGGTTTTTCCATCGAATATTTCATAGCATTATCTAGGATATTAACCAAAACATTTGTAAAATGAACGTCATTTAGTAGTACTGTATTTCTTGTTGCATTAAAATGCGTTTGAACTTCTCCTCCCCTATCTTCTAAAATCAAACTCACATGATCAATAGCTTCTTGTATAAAATCATTTATTTGATGTGGTTCTTTCTTTATTTCTAACTCATTTCGTTCTAATTTTGAAATGCGCAATACATTTTCAACTTGTGCATGCATGCGTTTATTTTCATCTTTAATCATTTGAAGATACTTTTGTACTTTTTCTTTATCATCAATGATTTTAGGATTTTTAATAGCATCTAAAGCTAAATTTATAGTAGCAATAGGTGTTTTAAACTCATGCGTCATATTATTGATGAAATCTGTTTTGATTTCAGAGATTTGTTTTTGTGTAATTAACTGTTTTAGGGCACTAGAATAGGTTATAATAATAATTAACGTGAATAATAGTGACAATATTGTCATGGGCATTAACTCAGAAAAAACATAATTTGTTTTATTCGGAAAACGCACCAACAGTTGATACTTTGTATTTCCGTCTGCATCCATTAATATTGGCATGCCATACGTGGTACATTTATCATACCTAAACTCTTCTGATTTAATTTTTGTGGCTAATCCATTACTATAAATAGCAAACTCATACGGTGTTTTAATTTCAGCCTTATGTAATTCAAAATTTAAAATACTATTAATTAATTTAGGCGAAATTCTTCTGTGTATAGGTCTTTGGGAAACAATATCTCTAAAGGCAACATAAAATTGTACACGATCTAAAATTTCTAAATTGCCCGATTTTTCAATAGTAACATTTGGCTTCGCTTCTAGTTTAATAGTATTTCCTTCTAATGAATTACCTTTATAAATTTGCGTTTTACGATTTGAAATATAATTTTTAATTCCAATAGG containing:
- a CDS encoding YbaB/EbfC family nucleoid-associated protein is translated as MFGDMMNMMGKLKETQQKVEETKKRLDFVLIDEKSSDGLLEVTLTANRSIKSITIHDELFNDKEMLEDYLITTLNKAISRATNVNETEIAAVAKEGLPNIPGMDRFK
- a CDS encoding GTP cyclohydrolase; its protein translation is MIEIREVTTKAQMKDFVMFSFELYKDNPYWVPPLIKEELESFDKTKNPAFLSADAHFYLAYKDNKIVGKVVAIINWDEVNKLGKKKVRFGWFDVIDDINVTQALLEKVERFGREHNMEHMEGPIGFSNLDKVGVLTEGFEEQGLMITWYNFPYYKTHFELLGLTEEKKYIESRFPFKNVDAVTFSKAAELIKKRYELTPLNFTNSKDIMPLVDKMFDLFNESYAKLQSFVAINDIQIDYFKKKYISFINPEYIKFIMDKKGNMIAFSIVMPDFSDALIKAKGKLFPFGFYHLLRARKNSKKTVFYLIGIVPEYQSKGVTAIVFDEYAKTFEKFGIETCIRTPELEENTAIQNLWKHFNPEVYKKRSTYSKNL
- a CDS encoding response regulator transcription factor; this translates as METKKILLVEDDPNFGSVLRDYLVINDFEVVLAKNGMEGFEKFKKGTYDLCILDVMMPYKDGYTLAREIREKNQEVPIIFLTAKTLKEDVLKGYKVGADDYLNKPFDSEVLLMKIKAIMQRKASDAKPDSTLFEFQIGKFHLNSKLRFLTFENEEPIKLSPKESELLKMLALHVNDLMPRELALTKIWRDDNYFTSRSMDVYIAKLRKYLKKDERVEILNIHGEGFRLVINS
- a CDS encoding sensor histidine kinase — protein: MNKTRFRILVFLMSISMIGIILVQLYWINSSFIKNDEQFKHHTQQVLNNVAKKLDDKEVIDFYKRYFQITDSLGRAPKREQLRKIYFYDKDTKTNETLIYSNTILPQDFGVNGAFFNKNAYPIGIKNYISNRKTQIYKGNSLEGNTIKLEAKPNVTIEKSGNLEILDRVQFYVAFRDIVSQRPIHRRISPKLINSILNFELHKAEIKTPYEFAIYSNGLATKIKSEEFRYDKCTTYGMPILMDADGNTKYQLLVRFPNKTNYVFSELMPMTILSLLFTLIIIITYSSALKQLITQKQISEIKTDFINNMTHEFKTPIATINLALDAIKNPKIIDDKEKVQKYLQMIKDENKRMHAQVENVLRISKLERNELEIKKEPHQINDFIQEAIDHVSLILEDRGGEVQTHFNATRNTVLLNDVHFTNVLVNILDNAMKYSMEKPVITISTENIKDFVVIKIQDNGIGMSKAAQKKVFEKFFREHTGDLHNVKGHGLGLAYVKQIVDDHNGQVFVESEKGKGSTFIIKLPLIN